A portion of the Mycobacterium paraseoulense genome contains these proteins:
- the nrfD gene encoding NrfD/PsrC family molybdoenzyme membrane anchor subunit: MSTSEFDSFRPPEPQRGKRRKGRRAGRRGLAEGARDGSREMPMVPEAEFGSYYGRPVVKPAPWGHEVAAYLFLGGVAGGSGLLAAGAQLTGRKTLRRNARLSALIAVMLGAVALVKDLGRPERFVNMLRTVKLTSPMSIGSWILSFFSAGIGIASVSEVDRMTGERIPLGPLRPVLRAVEGPAGLEAAAFGAPLAVYTAVLLSDTATPTWNAAYKDLPFVFVSSASLAASGLAMITTGVSEAGPARTLAVIGAVGDLISARVTEYRMDPVTREPLHRGRPGRLLAWSERLAAAGGLGALLGGRHRGVAALSGVTLLTASALLRFGFFEAGLESTRDPRYTIEPQKRRLAARRAAGGTGDSITTAG, translated from the coding sequence CCGGGGCCTTGCAGAGGGCGCCCGCGACGGTTCGCGCGAGATGCCGATGGTGCCCGAGGCGGAGTTCGGCTCCTACTACGGGCGCCCGGTGGTCAAGCCCGCGCCGTGGGGACATGAGGTGGCCGCCTACCTGTTCCTGGGTGGCGTCGCCGGTGGGTCCGGCCTGCTGGCGGCCGGCGCCCAGCTCACCGGGCGAAAGACGTTGCGCCGCAACGCGAGGCTGTCCGCCCTGATAGCGGTGATGCTGGGCGCTGTCGCCCTGGTGAAGGACCTGGGCCGGCCGGAACGTTTCGTCAACATGCTCCGGACGGTCAAACTGACCTCGCCGATGAGCATTGGCTCGTGGATTCTCAGCTTCTTTTCCGCCGGCATCGGGATTGCCTCGGTGTCGGAGGTCGACCGGATGACCGGCGAGCGAATCCCGTTGGGCCCGTTGCGTCCCGTGCTGCGTGCCGTGGAGGGACCGGCCGGACTGGAAGCCGCCGCGTTCGGCGCACCGCTGGCCGTCTACACCGCCGTGCTGCTCAGCGACACCGCGACGCCCACGTGGAACGCCGCGTACAAAGACCTGCCGTTCGTGTTCGTCAGCTCGGCGAGCCTGGCCGCATCGGGGCTGGCGATGATCACCACCGGAGTCTCCGAGGCGGGGCCCGCCCGCACCCTGGCCGTTATCGGCGCGGTCGGGGATCTGATCTCCGCCAGGGTTACGGAGTACCGGATGGACCCGGTGACCAGAGAACCGCTGCATCGGGGCAGGCCCGGCCGGTTGCTGGCGTGGAGCGAACGGTTGGCCGCCGCGGGCGGTCTCGGCGCCTTGCTCGGCGGACGGCACCGCGGTGTCGCGGCCCTGTCCGGCGTGACATTGCTGACGGCGTCGGCGCTGCTGAGGTTCGGTTTCTTCGAGGCGGGGCTGGAATCGACCCGTGACCCCCGCTACACGATCGAGCCGCAGAAACGCCGGCTGGCGGCGCGCCGCGCGGCCGGCGGCACCGGGGACTCGATCACCACCGCGGGCTGA